Proteins encoded within one genomic window of Calonectris borealis chromosome 1, bCalBor7.hap1.2, whole genome shotgun sequence:
- the PANX1 gene encoding pannexin-1 produces the protein MAIAHIATEYVFSDFLLKEPPETRYKGLRLELALDKIVTCIAVGLPLLLISLAFAQEVSIGAQISCFAPSSFSWRQAAYVDSYCWAAVQQRQPSLNNLENIPLWLHKFFPYILLLVAILLYLPCLFWRFTAAPHLSSDLKFIMEELDKAYNRAIKAANSIRSGDPRDPTDLVPAVNENLTQSLWEISESHFKYPIVEQYLKTKKNSKCLIIKYIICRLLTLVIIFIACLYLGYYISLSSLSDEFLCTIKTGILKNDTTVPEVVQCKLIAVGVFKVLSYINLLVYLLVMPLVVYAMFVPWRWNSGILKVYEILPTFDVLKLKSKCFDDLSLYLLFLEENVSELKSFKCLKVLENIAVSEKFDVMQLLVNLGTIKTDIVDGKPGTAVLQKPEQATTEELEKNATELQVLTDHDASGNVSPREDKKLRQRLIDSSC, from the exons ATGGCCATCGCGCACATCGCCACCGAGTACGTCTTCTCCGACTTCTTGCTGAAGGAGCCGCCGGAGACGCGCTACAAGGGGCTGCGGCTGGAGCTGGCGCTGGACAAGATCGTCACCTGCATCGCCGTGGGGCTGCCGCTGCTCCTCATCTCCCTCGCCTTCGCCCAGGAGGTCTCCATCG GTGCTCAGATAAGCTGTTTTGCACCCAGCTCCTTCTCCTGGCGACAAGCTGCTTACGTGGACTCCTACTGCTGGGCAGCTGTGCAGCAGAGGCAACCATCCCTGAACAACTTAGAAAACATTCCCCTGTGGCTGCATAAA TTCTTCCCATACATCCTTCTGCTCGTCGCTATCCTGCTGTATCTGCCATGTTTGTTCTGGCGCTTCACTGCAGCACCTCACCTTTCTTCAGACCTGAAATTTATTATGGAGGAACTTGACAAAGCCTATAACAGGGCAATCAAAGCTGCTAATAGCATCCGCAGCGGAGACCCCAGGGACCCTACTGACTTGGTTCCAGCTGTTAATGAGAACTTGACACAGAG tttgtGGGAAATATCTGAAAGCCACTTTAAATACCCAATTGTGGAGCAGTACCTGAAGACGAAGAAGAATTCCAAATGCCTAATAATCAAATACATTATCTGCCGTTTACTCACTCTAGTAATTATTTTCATTGCATGTCTCTACCTGGGCTACTACATTAGCCTCTCCTCTTTGAGTGATGAGTTTCTCTGCACTATCAAAACTGGGATCTTAAAGAATGACACAACTGTTCCAGAAGTGGTTCAGTGCAAGCTTATTGCTGTTGGTGTCTTCAAGGTACTCAGCTATATTAACCTGCTAGTCTATCTTCTAGTCATGCCGCTGGTAGTGTATGCAATGTTTGTTCCATGGAGGTGGAACTCGGGTATTCTCAAAGTGTATGAAATCCTGCCAACTTTCGATGTTCTGAAACTCAAGTCAAAGTGTTTTGATGACTTAAGCCTTTACCTCCTCTTTCTTGAGGAAAACGTGAGTGAACTTAAATCATTTAAATGCCTCAAAGTGCTGGAGAACATTGCAGTTTCTGAGAAGTTTGATGTCATGCAACTTTTGGTAAACCTTGGTACTATTAAGACAGATATCGTGGATGGGAAGCCAGGGACAGCTGTGTTGCAGAAGCCTGAACAAGCAACTacagaagagctggaaaaaaatgcaacagagcTGCAAG TTTTGACAGACCATGATGCAAGTGGCAACGTGAGTCCAAGAGAAGATAAAAAACTTCGCCAAAGACTTATAGATTCTTCATGCTGA